One Echeneis naucrates chromosome 16, fEcheNa1.1, whole genome shotgun sequence DNA window includes the following coding sequences:
- the LOC115056897 gene encoding kelch domain-containing protein 10-like, whose translation MSSAQRDGTFSQLNKFEKLSWRPSVRDSGSKKRARWLQARRIFSPSCPNLRIPNRFLREGQCVPPPRSGHRCVADSTNLYVFGGYNPDFEEAGGSENEDYPLFRELWRFHFATATWQQVRTEGYMPTELASMSAVLHGNNLLVFGGTGIPFGENNGNDVHVCNVQYKRWNLLNCRGKKPNKIYGQAMVIINGYLYVFGGTTGYLYSTDLHRLDLTTREWTHLKPNNAPSDLPEERYRHELAHDGQRIYILGGGTSWTSYPLDKIHAYNLETNYWEEITTKSHEKIGYPAARRCHSCVQVKHEVFICGGYNGELILSDLWKINLQTFQWTKLPAIMPEPAYFHCAAVTPAGCMYVHGGVINMSGNRRTGSLYKVWLVVPSLLELTWEKLLKTFPHLAQLSTLQLLSLGLTHTLIQRLK comes from the exons ATGTCGTCGGCCCAGCGCGATGGGACCTTCAGTCAGCTCAATAAGTTTGAGAAACTGTCGTGGAGGCCGTCCGTCCGAGACTCAG GTTCTAAGAAGCGAGCACGGTGGCTTCAGGCCCGACGCATCTTCTCCCCTTCCTGTCCCAACTTAAGGATTCCCAACAGGTTTCTGAGAGAAG gaCAATGTGTACCTCCTCCCCGAAGTGGACACCGCTGTGTTGCGGACAGCACCAATCTGTACGTGTTTGGAGGCTACAACCCAGACTTTGAGGAGGCAGGAGGGTCAGAAAATGAAGACTACCCCCTTTTTAGGGAGCTCTGGCGGTTTCATTTTGCCACAGCCACATGGCAACAAGTGCGCACAGAGGGCTACATGCCCACAGAGCTGGCCTCTATGTCAG CTGTTTTACATGGAAACAACCTACTTGTGTTTGGTGGCACCGGGATTCCTTTTGGTGAAAACAATGGGAATGATGTCCACGTTTGCAATGTTCAGTACAAACGATGGAATCTGCTGAACTGCAGAGGGAAGAAGCCCAACAAGATCTACGGGCAG GCGATGGTCATCATAAATGGCTACCTCTATGTGTTTGGAGGGACAACAGGCTACCTTTACAGCACTGACCTGCACAGGCTGGACCTGACCACCAGAGAATGGACACATCTCAAACCCAACAACGCACCTTCAGATCTACCTGAGGAGAG GTACAGGCATGAATTAGCTCATGATGGACAGAGAATATACATTTTAGGTGGAGGAACGTCCTGGACATCATATCCCCTGGACAAG ATTCATGCATATAACCTGGAGACAAATTACTGGGAGGAAATTACCACCAAATCCCATGAAAAAATAG GATATCCTGCTGCACGCCGTTGTCACAGCTGTGTTCAGGTCAAACATG AGGTGTTTATATGTGGAGGTTATAATGGAGAGCTGATCCTGTCAGACCTATGGAAGATCAATCTGCAGACTTTCCAGTGGACCAAGCTGCCTGCCATCATGCCAGAACCCGCCtattttcactgtgctgcagtaACCCCG GCTGGCTGTATGTATGTCCATGGTGGCGTCATTAACATGTCTGGGAACCGAAGGACTGGGTCTTTGTACAAAGTGTGGTTGGTGGTGCCCAGCCTGCTGGAACTCACCTGggaaaaactgctgaaaactTTCCCTCACTTAGCCCAGCTGTCCACTCTTCAGCTGCTCAGCCTgggactgacacacacactaattcaGCGGCTTAAATAG